The Puntigrus tetrazona isolate hp1 chromosome 4, ASM1883169v1, whole genome shotgun sequence genome includes a window with the following:
- the LOC122342276 gene encoding protein NLRC3-like has translation MPEEHREKQELQSFFETHEKKMKKKTEFMFEGNEDKEAQLKAVYTELFITEGDMKDVNHEHEILKIDDAFKSKKTQNKPIKCNDIFTELRKNNEKKIVLTKGVAGIGKTVSVHKFILDWAEGKANQDIHCVFLLSFREINLMKNEDFSLHKLLLEFYPELKDLGGKRLYTECKIAFIFDGLDESRLSLNFKSRSLNTVEESASVDVIFTSLVKGTLLPLALVWVTSRPAAANQIPPQYVGLFTEVRGFTDQQKEEYFRKRFTDESLSSRIISHIKTSRTLYIMCHIPVFCWITATVLQDILTEKNEENISTTLTEMYIHFLLIQMNMKSQKYDGQAERERIKLLHSNKEMILKLAKLAFEQLKQEHIVFYEKNLKECDIDVSKDTEFTGMIAEIFKKEDGLHETKVFYFVHLSVQEFLAAVHVFFCYLNKDMQELQFFFESEENITLYNLLQKAIDKVMKSQRGHLDLFLRFLMGISLKSSQNLLRGLFEENTESSGDTEDTTENIRQTTEYIKRIQNKKISDEALVNLFYCLLELKDNSLYEEIQSYLSSEGHPEKDLSSSMCTVLTYILLTSEKVLDEFNPKRFTSKQADYKRLLPAVRCCRKALFDGCGLDEICCETLSSALQSSNSHLTELDLSRNHLQDSGVKLLSDGLKSSHCRLTILSRLIRDTQISLSPETYFSSSGGTLRHSQASRETSPACPRSSPGPPPGGTCLEHLHWEASGRRLEQMPELLLSDRAPHPISEGAPSHPMEKTDFSRLYPGSYPFGHDPDLITRVKPLHTWLQTAPVPAVGPGQVVANRTTSFAKSRDDILWPPNQTPSSPWLRLEILSIKIMNKTEIPKTLTQMYTHFLILQTNINHEKDYEKNLTDEDLILKLGKLAFQQLVKGNLIFYDEDLRECGIDETEASVYSGLCTQIFREELGFFQGKVFSFVHLSLQEHLAALYAHLSLTIKKINVFDQIQQKSFFSVFFNEIGPLSELHQRAVNEALQSKNGHLDLFLRFLLGLSVESNQTLRKLLTQTRSCSYNKEETVQFIKQKIRENQRNSEKSINLFHFFFSPHPGSG, from the exons ATGCCAGAggaacacagagaaaaacaag agctGCAAAGCTTTTTTGAaactcatgaaaaaaaaatgaagaagaaaacagaatttatgtTTGAGGGCAACGAAGACAAGGAAGCACAACTCAAGGCTGTTTACACAGAACTGTTCATCACAGAGGGAGATATGAAAGATGTCAATCACGAACATGAGATTCTGAAGATCGATGATGCCTTcaagagcaaaaaaacacagaacaaaccaatcaaatgtaatgatatatttactgaactgagaaaaaacaatgagaaaaaGATTGTTCTGACTAAAGGAGttgctggcattggaaaaactgtctctgtgcacaagttcatcctggactgggctGAAGGAAAGGCCAATCAAGATATACACTGTGTGTTCCTGCTTTCATTCAGAGAGATTAACTTAATGAAAAATGAAGATTTCAGTCTCCACAAGCTTCTGCTGGAATTTTATCCTGAACTGAAGGACCTGGGGGGAAAAAGGCTATATACGGAATGTAAgatagcatttatatttgatggacttgatgagAGTCGCCTGTCtctaaattttaaaagtagatcACTGAACACTGTTGAGGAAAGTGCATCTGTAGATGTGATTTTTACAAGTCTGGTCAAAGGAACTTTGCTTCCATTAGCTCTTGTCTGGGTGACATcacgaccagcagcagccaatcagatccctccTCAGTATGTGGGGTTGTTCACAGAGGTGCGAGGATTCACTGACCAACAGAAG GAGGAGTACTTCAGAAAGAGATTCACAGATGAGAGTCTGTcctccagaatcatctcacacattaagACGTCTCGTACtctctacatcatgtgccacattcctgtgttctgctggatcacagccacagtacttcaggatattctcactgagaagaatgaagagaacatcagcacaacactcactgaaatgtacattcacttcctgCTGATACAGATGAACATGAAGAGCCAGAAATATGATGGACAAGCAGAACGAGAACGTATAAAGCTcttacattcaaataaagaaatgattttaaaactaGCCAAGCTAGCATTTGAACAGCTGAAGCAGGAACACATTGTGTTCTATGAGAAAAATCTGAAAGAATGTGACATTGATGTGAGTAAAGACACAGAGTTTACAGGAATGATCGCTGAGATCTTTAAGAAGGAAGATGGACTTCATGAGACAAAGGTCTTCTACTTTGTGCATCTGAGTGTTCAAGAGTTTCTTGCTGCCGTGCATGTGTTCTTCTGCTACCTGAACAAGGACATGCAGGagcttcagtttttctttgagTCAGAAGAAAACATCACATTGTATAACCTACTGCAAAAGGCTATTGATAAAGTCATGAAGAGTCAGAGAGGACATCTGGATCTGTTCCTCCGCTTTCTGATGGGAATATCACTGAAATCCAGTCAAAACCTGCTCAGAGGCCTGTttgaagaaaacacagaaagcTCCGGAGACACTGAAGACACCACAGAGAACATCAGACAAACAACAGAATACATTAAACGcatacaaaacaagaaaatttCAGATGAAGCTCTAGTGAACCTATTCTACTGCTTACTTGAGCTCAAAGATAATTCATTATATGAGGAGATCCAGAGTTATCTCAGTTCAGAAGGACATCCAGAAAAAGATCTCTCATCTTCAATGTGCACAGTGCTGACCTACATACTGCTGACGTCAGAGAAGGTGCTGGATGAGTTCAACCCAAAGAGGTTCACATCAAAACAAGCAGACTACAAGAGACTCCTTCCAGCtgtgagatgctgcagaaaGGCTCT ATTTGATGGCTGTGGTCTTGATGAAATATGCTGTGAAACTCTGTCTTCTGctctacaatcatcaaactctCATCTGACAGAACTGGACCTGAGTAGAAATCACCTGCAGGATTCGGGAGTAaagctgctttctgatggactgaagagttcaCACTGTCGACTTACCATACTGAG CAGACTAATCAGGGACACCCAGATTTCCCTCTCCCCAGAAACTTACTTCAGCTCTTCTGGGGGAACACTGAGAcactcccaggccagccgagagacatctCCAGCATGTCcaaggtcttccccggggcctcctcctgGTGGAACATGCCTggaacacctccattgggaggcgtccgggaggcgtCTGGAACAAATGCCCGAGCTCCTCCTGAGTGACAgagctcctcaccctatctctgaGGGAGCTCCCAGCCACCCTATGGAGAAAACTGATTTCAGCCGCTTGTATCCAGGATCttatcctttcggtcatgacccagaCCTTATCACCAGGGTGAAA ccgcttcacacttggctgcaaaccgccccagtgCCTGCAGTAGGTCCTGGTCAGGTGGtagccaacaggacaacatcattCGCCAAAAGCAGAGACGATATCCTGTGgccaccaaaccagaccccctccagTCCctggctgcgcctagaaatcctgtccataaaaataatgaacaagaCTG AGATTCCTAAGActctcactcaaatgtacacacacttcctgatcctTCAGACCAACATCAATCATGAGAAAGACTATGAGAAGAACTTGACAGATGAAGACTTGATCCTCAAACTGGGGAAACTGGCTTTCCAGCAGCTTGTGAAAGGAAACCTGATCTTTTATGATGAAGACCTGAGAGAGTGTGGCATTGATGAAACAGAAGCATCAGTTTATTCAGGACtgtgcactcagatcttcagagaggagcTGGGCTTCTTTCAGGGGAAAGTCTTCAGCTTTGTTCATCTGAGTCTTCAGGAACATCTAGCAGCTCTATATGCGCACCTCTCCTTAACAATAAAGAAGATAAATGTGTTTGACCAAATCCaacaaaaatctttcttttctgtcttcTTTAATGAAATTGGACCTTTATCTGAGCTGCATCAGAGAGCTGTGAACGAGGCTCTACAGAGTAAGAATGGACACCTGGATCTTTTCCTGCGGTTTCTTCTGGGTCTCTCAGTGGAGTCCAATCAGACTCTAAGAAAACTACTGACACAGACAAGAAGCTGCTCCTACAACAAAGAGGAAACAGTTCAGTTCATCAAACAGAAGATCAGGGAGAATCAGAGAAATTCAGAgaaatccatcaatctgttccact TCTTCTTCTCCCCACATCCTGGTTCAGGGTGA